TTTTGAAAATCCACTTTTTAATGCGTGGGTGACAACTTTAGTTATAGATAAGCCTTTTACCCTTTGGGCTCCAAAATCGGGTGCAATCTCACTGCAGGGAACTCCCCATAGTTTTATATTATAATCATCAAAAAAAGTGCCGTAAAGTTCTTTACCAAACCTGTTGATATAAAAGTCTTCGAGGGTATTTTCCTCTTTAATTGGAGATATTGTGACTTTAGCGTAACTTAGGCCTATCTTAATCATTCTTAAGGCGCCTAAATTTCGAATAGTGTTGGAATTTAATTTAACAGGGTAATCAAAAAATTTTCTAAGGAAATAGATCCTTGAAAGGCGCCCTCTGTTAAGCATTACTTTATCTTCTTCTTCTGGATCAGGTGCTGCAATTTTTTTAGCTTCTTTTTGCCCTATTTCTCTTTTTAAGCATTCTTTCTCCAATGGAACTTCTCTTCCAAGGGTTAAATCGTCTTTTGCAGGTGTCCCTTGTAGCGGCATGATATTCTGCCACCATTTCATAACCCGATCATTTTTTGAAAAGAATCTGTGACCGCCTATGTCTATATGATTGCCCTTATATTCAACGGTTTTTGAGATTCCTCCAATATCTTCGCTTTTTTCATAGATAATTGGTTTGATATCAGTTTTATCAAGTAATTCATAAGCTGCAGTTAATCCTGCAGGTCCTGCTCCTATTATAATCGCTGTTTTTTGACTCATATCGGTACTCCTTGCTTAAATCCTTGTGTTTTGATTATTATCGATGTTTTTACTAAGCATCGCTTTTAGTATACTAACTATTTTTATAATTGCAATTTTTGACTAATAATATTGTGTATCCTTATAATAATGTTAATTTCTTTGCAGAAATTTTTAGTATATTAATTGTAGTTTTTAATTGATAATGGTAAGGTTATACTCGTATAATATTGTTAATTTCCTTGCAATTTTTGGTTTAAAGTATATAAACAATTTTTTTATAGATTAGTGTCTAAAACATTTGTTACTCAACTATAATTGTAGTTTTTAATTAATAAGGATGGGGTTATCCTTATTTAAATAATGTTAATTTCCTTGCAAAAAAGTTCCAGAATAATACTAAGGCAGCGGTAACAACATTTGCCACATAAAAGCCTATATTATGACTTGAATTGTATAGATGAACGTTGTAAAAAATTTGATAGAAACCAACGAAATCTACAAAGAACCATGTAAGTATTTCAGTTATTACCATTCCTATAACGCCAATAACTGCAAAAATCACAAATTCTGACCACATATTGTCAAGTGCATGTTTGTTAAAGACCCAGTTAATACTTAAAGCATAGTTAGCTATTAATCCTAAAATAAATGCCAGTGGCGTAGCAATAAGATAATTGATATTGACGTTTATAAATATCATAAATGATGCAAATTGCACTAAAAATGCAGCTCCCCCAACGAACATGTAACGGAAGAACTGGATATGTGTTTGATCTGTTTGATTTTTTAGTAATTTGTCTATAATAGTATCTTCTATATCTGTCATTTAATATCTCCATCTAAAATAAGTAAGATAATTGTAAGTGTGTATTATATTATTCTAAATTTTATTCTGTATAAATCTTTGCTATTTAGTTCTCATTTGTCCTGCATATAAAATATTCATTTTAACATTCGTTATATTTTTCTATTTTTTATAAGAACGCTTTATTCATTGATTTTTGTAAGTAATAATTACTTATAATAAATACTCACCTTTTAATTATTAGAATACATGAAATTAGGCTATTTCTAAAAAACCAAAACATGTATTATGTGCTATTTTTAATTATAGTGAATTAACAAATAATTTAGATTAATTGATCTAAAAAAATGTATTTAAGTGGTTTAAACCTGCAAAACTGTCAAAATTTTCAATTTTGATGTTGAGGAAATCTACGATTTCCGAACCGCAAATCTTTCAGATTTGCAGGCAGCAAAAATCAAAGATTTTTGCCAGCTTCGTTTTTGCGGTTCAGGAAATTCATTCTGAATTTCCTTCAATTTATTCAATCTAAATTTTATTAATCTGTCAAAATCTTAAAAAAATCCCTCAAAAATTCAAAGAATTTTTGGGGCACGAAAATCTACGATTTTCGTAAGTTCTGATTTTTTTTACGTGTAGAAAAACGCATAGCACTCGAAAATCTACGATTTTCGGTGCCATACGAAACGTAGTTTCGTGGCTCCAAACACGGAGTGTTTGAGAGCATCGAAATCTAAGATTTCGATAGCATGCAAAAAACCTTGTTTTTCGCTGTTTGCAAAACGGAGTTTTGCAACCGTGAAAATTAAAAATTTTCAAATGTAATTCACTATAAAACAAAGTTTAAGCTTTGATTAAGAGTATAATTGTATTTTAGATGTAATAACTAAATATAAATATTAAAAGTGTAATTGACAGGAAAATAATAATATATGCAATTAATATTAAATTTAAGTTCTCGCGAATAATTTTAACAATATCTTTATCTTTAATAACCAGTTTATTGCTGTCTATTTTTTTATAATAATTTTCGAAATCTTTTACTTTGTATAACAACAGGAAGAGAAGCGGGAATATAGGAATGAAATATCTTCCTTGAATTCCATCTATAACATTCTGTCCAACAGGGGTCCATGTAATGTACACAAGGGCACAGGCGATAATGGCGTTAAGGATGAAAGTCGCTGCTGAAATTAATTTTTGATTCCGGGTTATATTTATCCTGCTTTTATCAAGTAAAGCTACAGGAATTATTGTAATTAAATAAAAACCTAACCACCATGTAGGTAATGGGATATCCAGCCAGAAATTACCTACAAATAAAAATTGATAGGATAAGCCGCGGCTAATAAATGTGTTTATTAGTAAGTATGGGAACCTGAAAGGATCTCCTAGAAGGTAGGCGATTTGGCCTGAAATAGATACTTGTGGTATAATGGGAGCATAAAGCCCGTTAACAATAAGATTCCAGATACCTACAACTGCGATCACGACTAAAAATAAAGATCCTGTTACTAAAATCCTGTTTTTCCTGTTCCCAAATTTTTGTGCAGGAATAAGAAATATTAAAAATAACAGTAGAATATAATTACTTTTTGCAAGTCCTACTAGCAGGAGAAGTATACCTAAAATATAAATTTCTTTAAAGCCTATTCTCTTTTTATTATCATCAAATGCATATTTGAAGAAAATTGCAATGATTAAAAAGGATATTCCCAGTAAAAAACTGTCTGCAGAAAGTGAAGCTGCCTCAAAAATTGTCATTGGAAGCAATGCTAACATAAAGAAAACCCACTTATGGACAGGAGTTATTTTGATTGCTAGATATGTGAGAAAAATCCATACCAGCAGGTTTGCTAATCTTCCAATGTACATAAGTACTAACGGAGCTAAATTAAACAATTTACCAAGATCTATAGCAAATGCAGATACTAAATACGGGACAGGGGAATAAGTGATTACTGCAATTCTTGAAATGTCTTCAAAAACCATATTCTTGCTGTTAAATGGCAAATGTAAAAGAGGAGCTAGATTTGTCTTATTGTCTCTGTCCTGAAGGAATGTATACCATTCTTGATTAACTGTATCTGATGTAAACTTCACACTTTCAGGAACGTAAACTCCTGACAGGTTACCTAATTTTTCAGGCACTATATGTCCTTCGCTTACATATAATGACCTGTAAAAGTGTTCGTATTCATCAGGAACCTGAAAAGCAGGAGTTGCAAGAAGGAAACCTAATCCATAAATTAGCCCTATAATAAGAAAAGCGGTTTGAGGGTTGATATCTCTGAACTTGTTCATCATTGACACAGACTCGGAATTTTTATTTATAAATATCTAATGGATTGAATTATCAAAATTGAGGTTAATATATTTCCATGTTAATCAATAAAAAGTTATTCTATTAACTTTCTAAATAGTAGTACTAACTAGGAACTGGAATTCAAGAATTTAAATTTTTCAGGGTTTGCAGATATGATTTTATTTTCATTATTTTTATAAACTGAAATATCTTCTTTTAATTGATTTATGTGGGGATACAGATCAACTGGGTTAACTTTTTCCTGCCCCTGGTTTAAATCATTATTTTTCACTTTGTTTAAATATATTTGAAAATCTAGTAATTTGGATGTAGTTTGTAACATAAGAATATCATTATTAATATAATCTTTATAAAGGTTATTTGCATAGGATAATGCACTATTATCGCTTTCTAAAGCTTTTGATATTTCATCTGAACTTTTTTGAAACATTGTAACGGCATTTGCATAATCATTTTTGTTTGCATAAGCGCTTGCCTGGGCTGAATAATTATTAGCAGCGGTTTTATGAATTAAGGATGTTTGTAAGTATTCCTGAGTTTTTGAGAGGTTGTACTGTTCATATCCGTAGTATCCACATAATACTATTGCAACGATTAGTATAACAGTTAAAATTTTATATTTTTGGTTCAAAAAATCCCTCTATCTTCATCAAAATCCTGTGCAGCACTTTGATTAGTTTTTATGGCAGTAATTATTTATAACTATATTGGCCTAGTTGTTATTAATATCTAATAAACTAAAATAATTATATAAATTATAAAGATTGATTATATTGAAATTTTATATATAAATCTTAATTTACTATATTTTAAAAATAAGATTCTAAATTCAATAAATCGGAAAATTCAATATTTTCTGATATTGTACTGGTTAATGTGGTTTAATTAAATTTCGATAAAATTTTATAGTTTTATATGGTAGGATATAAAAATTATTTATCCGTTATAATCTAAATTTCACATAATAAAAGTTGAATATATTGAATTATAAGATATGTAGGTGTTATTTATGAGTTCATCTGATGATAATAAAAAAGAATCGTTAATTAAACTGGCTACAAACATTATGGGTCATAATCAATCTTTAGAAAGCTTTAATAAAGGTTTAGAACTTGTTGATGAAGCATTAGAATTGGATCCAGCTTATGCTTTAGCATGGAATCTTAAGGGCAACGTGCTTATAGGGATGGCCAATCTTGAAGAGGGAATTGAATGTTTAGATAAGGCTATAAGACTAGATCCTGAATTAGCAGCTCCATGGTATAGTAAAGCACTGGTTTATCAAAAGTTAGGTAAATATGAAGAAGCAATTGAGTACTATGATAAATCTCTGGATTTGGGCTTTAAAAACTTTGAAAATCGCTATGTGGATATTTATTTTAGAAAAGGGTTAATTTTAAACCAGATCGGCCGATACGAGGATGCAGTTGAGTCATTTGATGAAATCCTGAAAATAAATCCATATAGTTTTGACGCGTTAGTTAGCAAGAGTTTAGCTCTGGGATTCCTTAATAAGTATGATGAAGAGTTAGAATGCTTAGAAAAAGTTTTAGAATTGGATCCTGAAAATCCTATGCTTTGGGCTAATAAAGGTGCGGTTCTTAATGAGCTTAAAAAGTTTGAAGAAGCTCTTAAATGCACAGATAAAGCCCTTGAAATTCTT
This genomic window from Methanobacterium veterum contains:
- a CDS encoding GtrA family protein, with translation MTDIEDTIIDKLLKNQTDQTHIQFFRYMFVGGAAFLVQFASFMIFINVNINYLIATPLAFILGLIANYALSINWVFNKHALDNMWSEFVIFAVIGVIGMVITEILTWFFVDFVGFYQIFYNVHLYNSSHNIGFYVANVVTAALVLFWNFFARKLTLFK
- a CDS encoding DUF2142 domain-containing protein, whose protein sequence is MNKFRDINPQTAFLIIGLIYGLGFLLATPAFQVPDEYEHFYRSLYVSEGHIVPEKLGNLSGVYVPESVKFTSDTVNQEWYTFLQDRDNKTNLAPLLHLPFNSKNMVFEDISRIAVITYSPVPYLVSAFAIDLGKLFNLAPLVLMYIGRLANLLVWIFLTYLAIKITPVHKWVFFMLALLPMTIFEAASLSADSFLLGISFLIIAIFFKYAFDDNKKRIGFKEIYILGILLLLVGLAKSNYILLLFLIFLIPAQKFGNRKNRILVTGSLFLVVIAVVGIWNLIVNGLYAPIIPQVSISGQIAYLLGDPFRFPYLLINTFISRGLSYQFLFVGNFWLDIPLPTWWLGFYLITIIPVALLDKSRINITRNQKLISAATFILNAIIACALVYITWTPVGQNVIDGIQGRYFIPIFPLLFLLLYKVKDFENYYKKIDSNKLVIKDKDIVKIIRENLNLILIAYIIIFLSITLLIFIFSYYI
- a CDS encoding tetratricopeptide repeat protein; its protein translation is MSSSDDNKKESLIKLATNIMGHNQSLESFNKGLELVDEALELDPAYALAWNLKGNVLIGMANLEEGIECLDKAIRLDPELAAPWYSKALVYQKLGKYEEAIEYYDKSLDLGFKNFENRYVDIYFRKGLILNQIGRYEDAVESFDEILKINPYSFDALVSKSLALGFLNKYDEELECLEKVLELDPENPMLWANKGAVLNELKKFEEALKCTDKALEILEDKGLGVQNKNQNKQITWHVRGNSFLGLKKYDEAVESFDKSLRLYSEGDIPQVYIDSLIGKGNALAGLNKFEGALECYNRVLELSPDSVAAKKGKADISAYKSEK